DNA from Globicephala melas chromosome 5, mGloMel1.2, whole genome shotgun sequence:
cATATGATAAAATTGCAGCTCAAGCTCCTATACCCTGGCATGTAGTTGAGAAGATGGTCTCCCTGACTTACATGGAGTGATGGGGGGCTGTTTCTGTAGTAAAGGGCAGGGCAGGCACAATAGTGTTGGACTAAAccatataaaggaaaagaaaaggaccttaTGAACTAGGATAAAATAGTGTAACACAGGACACTTAACAGTTAAGTGCTAAATTGAGCAGTGTTGATaaagcttttatattttaaaattaataaattaagagTCTTAATTAAAAATCTGCATggcattcagttttattttttgatattgaagtTAGGTTTAAAAGAAGCAAGGTTGCTTATAGGTAAGACAGTTTGTTTTTATAAGTTATATCTAACTTATAAAATCGGTTTACATGGTGTTACTGAACTCTTCTGCCTTGAATAGCTAACTGCCTCAGTTTCATGCTTGCTCTGCTGTCTGCCTATTTTCAGTGGCCATGCTTGTTAAAATTATATTGCCTTTTTCtagattattcttattttaatacttttgaaaataaaatcataaagggGTCAGTTAGCTTAAAAGCAGGTATGCTTTTATCTATCTCCAAATACCactaataaataatacattttaatttaattatattaagacataatgaatttttctttttaagatagaTCTGAAGAATGCTGATCCTGAAAGCGttgaaaaacaaattgaaaaggtGTTTGATATTCCAAGTGATGAATGTATTAAGgtaaaatactctttttttttagaagactTGGTTTTACTTTCAAAAATCTCAGGTAATTGGCCTAAGTatattattatcttacagttctacaAAGTTCTTTTTACTGATATTTCATTTGATCTTTGCCAAAAATCCCTATTATATGGTTAGGACAGATAGAAATTACTCTTATGATACAGTTGAAAAGACTAAGAGTCAAAGATTTTATCACTTTCTTAAGGTTATAGACCTAGTTAGCTAATGTGCCAGGACTAAAATGTAGGCCTCCTGCAACTCTTTATAGTATTATTTCTTGTATGCCATTTTGCCTCTATGGAAATATTCTCTTTGAAGAGCAGGGTCAGACTAATTTCAAGGCGTATGTACATATCATTCTtggaaatagattttatttatatcaaagttgatactattttaaatttgaatttttaaatttaccttttaaatggTGCTTTGGGTGTTAAATAGCCATCACTGAACTGTGCTGTGCTACATGCTTGTGTAGTAAGTCTGTCAGTGCAGTAATATAATGTTTATCTTCCACTTTCAATCTTGTTTGAGTTttgaaaaagcaagttgcagctGATGAAGtgagtttttttgggttttttttaattttaacacatTGGATGATTATATAAACTTGATAATAACGAGaaaaagcaataattttttttcttggatatatACGTAGAATTTAATGGTTTTTATTATGAAGAGGGACCTCATTGTAAGGCAGTTCTGAAATTATGGTATCATGACTTGGATTATgttatattgaagtataattaactgttcagattttaataaatattcacaaaattCATTCATATACTTAATTTGGTGTGTGCCAGCTAGGGATAATAGCAGTGAACAGTACAGGCAAGACCTCTGTCTCGTGTTTATATTCTGCTTGGGGAGGCACTCACTGAATAAGTAAAAAGAGAAGTAAGTATAGTAATTATTGAATGAGACATATGTTATCAAGGAAATACATTAACGGAGTGTATTGTTCCAGGTGGAATTACCATACTTAACAATGAAAAAAGTCTTTTTCTCAGAGAGGAGCTGTGATGCAGAGTAACTTAGGGAATTCTTCTCTGATGAACTGAGACTTGAAGAAATGAAGAGTTGGGAGAAATGCATTTCTGGAAGAGGAAGGAGCAAGTGTAAAGGCTTGGCATGTTTGGCAAGGTTTGGCATGTTTACGGaacaggaacagaaagaaggcaaGTTAGATGAAACGGCTTTGTAGGTTAGGTGGGAATCAAGTCATTCTGGGACTCTTGCTGTGCTAaagggtttaaaatttttaagataatgaaagaattttaaagcaagAGAGGAAAATAAGCTGATCATTCAGGTTGCCTTAtagagaatggattaaaaaagggtaagaggagatatggggaaacCAGCTTGTAGTAGTAGCCCAGGTGCAAAATGGTGGTGGCTAAGTATGTGCTGCTGATGTTGAAGAAGTGGGCAAATTTGATGTGTATTTTGTGGATACTGTAGATTTTGCTGGTGTGTTACGTGTAAGGAAGTGAAATAAAGAATCAAGGAGGGTTTGGATTTGAGCAACTGGTTGAATACTGGTATTTGTTAATATGGAGAGGACTCGGGGAGGAACAGACATAGTGGGAAAATGAAAAGCTCTGTTTTGGACATAGTGGGTTTGAAATGTCTGTTAGACATCCAAGTAGAGATATTGCATAAATCTACAATTCTGGCATTTGTGGAGAGGGCTGAGTCGAAGATATTTAAAAGTCTCTAGCATGTATGTAGTATTGAGGCCACAGAAATGGATGCCGTTTCCTAGGGAGGAAGTGTAGGTAGAAAAAGAGGTCCTAGAAGCCAGACTACACTACATTATTATCAATTTGTAGGGGGTTTTGAGTAAGAATTTGAGAAGTATTAGTAGGATTCAGAAGAGGAGGATGCAAGGATTGAGTTTTCAGAGAGGTGAGAATATAGATTGTAACAAGAGAGAAGGCAAAGAGGTTGTGTATACAGGTGCAGATGGATTTGTATGTTTGGGTAAAGGAGTTTttgatgttttctgtttccttaaatGAAGTAAGAGGCAACCGTATCTGAGAGTGAATTGGCCATAGGGAAAATGTGTAGATTGAAAAGGAAGGTGGTGTGAATTATCTTAATGAGCGACAATGTGAATTTAGTAAGGGATGTGTCCTGGGACTACCAGGAAATGTTAACTGCACATTGAGATCTGTGGTCATGAACTTACAGAAACCAACCAGACCAGTTACTTGACTTTTCTCCAGCAATGTTAAGCTGTTCTGATTATAGGCATAGAAAAGGCACATAGTTGGATGCAGTCACAGTTGAGGTTTTACCAACTGCTTAGGATAGAGAATAAAAAGTAGTTAAACAGAGTGATCACAAACAGTTGACCCTTGGAGTCTCAGCTGTGAAAAGAGGCAGGGGGGTGAAtggataatgaaaaaaaaaaagtagcctatTCAGTGGATTAGAGGTTGTGATCTTAAAGGATTGTTGCAAAGAATGTACTAGagtctaaagcagtggttctcattAGGGGGTAGTTTTGCCCCTAGGAAACATTTGGCAACGTCTGAAGTCCTTTTTTGTTGTCACACTGGGGGatggatgctactggcatcttgtGGGTAGATGAGAATCCATGGATACTGTTAAGCATCTTACAGTTCATAGAACAGCCCcccaaacaaagaattatccagcccaaaatgtcctTAGTGTCGAGTTGAGAAACTCTGATCTAGAGGGACTTTAAAGGGTAAGAGGAAGTATTCATGGAATTGGGTTTGAAATAAAGATTTCAGAGATAAGTTCAATTACTGGTAATGACAAAGGTGAGTCAAATGCACATGAGTTTTGAGTCTTTTGACCTGTATTTTCAGTGTGAGAACAATAGTAATAATATGCCCTACAGTTACCTGTATGATATCCACAAATACTGCTTATTCACACAGCAACCTTGAGGTTTaggtaaaatatgaaaaatcagtTCATTTATCAGATGAAGAATTTGAAGCTTAAAGAAATGTGTATTGTTTGAAGTCATTTATTACATGTGGAGTGATGATTATAACCCAGATTTTTTTGAACTCTTAGTCCACTGTTCTTTCAATACCATAATCAGAATGCTTTTGTAGTTTAATACCAGAGAATCACCTAACTGTAATGGAAGGGCAGTTGTTGATATGTTATATGCTTTGTGCTTCCTTTTACCAAGTTCTTCAAGCAAATTGATAAATTTTAGAGttctttttcccttctaattATAAAGCTCAGTCACAAGGATAGAAAAGTGAAGTCTTAACTTTTTCAGTGTTTGtttcacatacatatttttagatttctgCTAAACTTGGAACGAATGTTGAAAGTGTTCTTCAGGCAGTCATCAAAAGAATACCCCCGTAtgtattttgctctttttataCTATTTGTTTAACAGTACAAGGTCCATCAGTTTGATCTGCTATTTTAGCTTAGTAGCTATGGCAAATGTACTCTTTGCAGTCAGtgagaataaatttttaatttatttttagtaacaTATAGAAGGCAAATacagtatagaaaaataaaagaaaaaaggatgataGAGATCTCTTAACAATTATTGCAATAGACTTGAATACATTGGtaattattgttttttcttaatcctgaacaaatatatttaatcagtttcataagtaatttaaaaacagtcatttaaaatgtatttaaaacttgAGGTCGAATTAAAACTAATATAGGCATTATACCTTATAGAAACGTCCTTTTATTTTAGCTGTCAGTTAATCAACTGTACTGGAATAAATTAAGCATAATATTTGAGTTAAAAAGGTGTtatattaagattttaatttatttattatttaaatttaatttattagtgtttgttctttacttatttttaatagtcCTAAAGTGCATCGCAAAAATCCCTTGAGAGCTTTGGTATTTGACTCCACCTTTGACCAGTATAGGGGTGTGATTGCCAATGTAGCATTATTTGATGGAGTGGTTTCCAAAGGAGATAAAATTGTATCTGCGCATACTCAAAAGACATATGAAGTTAACGAAGTAGGAGTTCTGAATCCTAATGAGCAGCCAACTCACAAACTGTAAGTAATCTGCATTAGTAATTAAAAGACACTTGTATGTGTTTCTGTCACAGCCTTTCTTAACTTGGTGCGCTTAGAATGATCCCAATTtgataacttagaaaaaaaacaaaacctgattaTTGAATGCAACTACATAGTGAATCCTCTTTGAAAAAGAATCTCATGTGTGAGGGACAGTAGGgatttgatgtatttttttattccttttgactAGCCACAACTAATTTTATATTCTGGTTGCAGACTGGGTCCAACATTGATGTACTTGATGAGACAGTGGAAGAGATAATTCTCTCATCCATATCCATGTCCATACTGGGTATCAATttttgacatttaatttttttgtaattagatttttcaacataaaatagtgaagaaaattcgataattgttttctttagtgTGGAATTCATGGTAAAACTTTGATTAACAAGAATTTATGGTGTTTGAGGTTAGCAAGGTAGTGTACATTATAAAACTGAGTTCTGAGTTcacttataaaacaaatatttattgagtgcctattccATTAGTACCCCAGATACTAAGATAGATTACCTTGGGCACATAGTTTTCTAAGGTCTTTGTTTCATCATTTGTCAAATTCAGGATATGAACCAGGTGACTATATAGGCCACAATTGATAGTTTAATGTTGTATGTCTAAAACTGcactattttgtcatttttttaggTAATTGAAAGTCATAAAGTCTATTgtaattttctcaaatatttctaaaatctgtCTATATtcttatttaagtatagttgatttacagtattatattagtttcaggcatacagcattatggttcagtatttttatagattatacattAAGAGTTATtgcaagataatggctataattccctgtgctatgcaaagTCTGTCTATATTGTGTCGCATATATATTGACAATTACTGCATCTTTAGTAAAGATTTTTTGTACCTCATCCTAAATGGAAATTATCATTTAGgaagtttgctttaaaaaaaaaaaaagctacaactCTGAAATCTTGGATTTGCTCTTCCTGCAAGAGGCACATCAAACAGATAATCAGATTTGTTGAGAGTTCACATTTTTTTGCTtggttaaaatttttcttttcttttttaaaggacatTTGTAATATAATTCactaataaaacaaatattacaagGAGCGTTTTATGTTTCTGCATTTATCAGTTTCACTGTTGTTTAATATGCAGAGGTGGGCAGAGTCATTAAGAAGGTCCCTAGGCTTATTGTATTGCAGAGGTCCTTGGTAATGGATTGTAAGGCATGGGATGTTCTTTTGCTGACGATTCTTAGAGTTGAGAATTGATATGTAGCACTTAGTTTCAGTTTGATGAGGTTTTGTTTGGAAAGTGTGATCATTTCCTAGAAGAGTAGAGCTGATTGTGAGTGTGCACATGAAACatgaaaacagtaaatatttccatataataattttatttagatatGCAGGACAGGTGGGCTATCTGATTGCTGGGATGAAAGATGTCACTGAAGCACAAATAGGAGAtacattatatttacataaacaaCCAGTGGAACCCTTGCCCGGGTTTAAATCAGCGAAGCCAATGGTATTTGCAGGTGAGGAGCGCACATATTCAAAGGATAAGGGCCAGTTTACtctaaattgaaataaaatttattagaaaTACTCATTTTAAAGAGCAGCTAATTCCTGTTAAAATAACAGTTactctgtttttcttaatttttttttttttgtgggcgTGCTATTTACATAGCAGTTAATTGCATATGTATGGTGAAACTTTATGTGGGAGAtaatttcctaaatttttttaGGACTTCTTAAAAATTAACCTTTTAAACAAGCCCTCTGATATATTGGAAGAGCACAGTAATATGAACTTCCTTCTTGTTTCACTAGAGAGTAGGTCATTGTGTTTGAAATACTTTCCTAATTAGGATGTTTTTATTACTGATTATCAGTGGACATTTACTGACTGCCTTCCCCTTAGCTGGCCTTTctttaatactgtattatactAGTGTAGGCATGGCAGAGAAGAGTGTCACCTCATGTGTGCATAACTTCAGAACCTCTTATTTCTGCATTATATTACATACATTTGAAAAAGGAAGACCTGATTGAAGGTCATCTGGTTACTCTGTACCGGGTATCCATTCCTTGTTTTCTCGCTTTTGTATTTCTCATTGGGAATTATAAATGTTGTTTAACTCTCCCTGCCCCTGTTAAGACAAAGTCAGTCATCTGGATTTTGAAGAACTTAAGAGGTGAGGACTTGGGTTTGAGGTGAAAGAGAATCTGACGAATCAGTagttcttgttttcatttctacctCTGCTTTTTATCTGCTCATGGAATTTCATTTGTGGTTGTGGATGTCTTGcacttttgtttcttaaaataaacacaatgtaTTTTCCTGATAGGCTTAATTCCcatggttcttttttgttttctctgtattttttgcaAAAGCAAAAACATCACTTTGAGTGTGAATCTAGTGGTAAATTCAACGTTTATGAAACTCGCAAAATACTTTGAAGCCGATTTAACttaatatttatagttttcttagCAAACCAGTATTTTGGTCAGTGAAATacagaaagtaatttaaaagctAAGCGATTAATTTTGAACTTGGCAGCAGTGCATATTAGCTTTTCTAGGCAGCGTTTCACATGTGATAATTAGAAATCATTGTGTCCCCAGGAATGTACCCTATAGACCAATCTGAATATAATAACCTGAAGAGTGCTATAGAAAAACTGACTCTAAATGATTCCAGTGTGACAGTTCATCGGGATAGTAGCCTTGCCCTAGGTGCTGGCTGGAGGTAAGATTCAGTTATGTTGTAGTGttccatttttattgaaaagTAAAGTTTAAATGGTGTATTGctctttaacatttctgaagATAAGTTCATATTAGTGTAAAATGAACTAAACAATGTCTGCCTATTTCTCACTGTGGATTCATATTCTGTGGGTAAGTTTTAAAGCTATTTTACCAATGGaagattttatcttatttaatgaaTTTATGCTAGCATTTAATTATGATGTGATAGATTGAATGACTCTTTTGATTCCACTCCTCCCCCACAAAGTAGCAGTATATTCATCAAAGAAAATACAGCCCGTGGGACATAAACATTTTGGAGTTTGGCTTTTTCTCCCCCAGGTTAGGATTTCTTGGACTTTTGCatatggaagttttcaaccagCGACTTGAGCAAGAATATAATGCTTCTGTTATTTTGACAACACCTACTGTTCCATATAAAGCTGTTCTTTCATCAGCAAAATTGATAAAGGTACTGTTGTGAGTCAGCATACAAAGgaaaactcaataaatgtatgtgggtgtgtatgtgtgtgcagaaCACAAGAGAAATATTTTAGTACACCAGTAGCTGAATAGCtattaaaactaaatatttcttgattaaTAGTAATAAAAGTTGAATTACCTTATGATGGAGAAGTTACTTGAGAACTAATTTATGCAGTATTTTTCTTAACCTGATAAAACGTCCACATTATCAATACTAGTCTGTTACTAAGGGTAAAAAGTAGAGTTAGTTCTGAAAATACTGTTCAAAATTCAGCACAAAGATTAAGAGTATAATTTCGGTCATAAGTAATTCATCTTATGAAAAGTAAAGCATTCTATCCTACGTGGTGGTAGGAAATTTAGATTTCAAGTTAACAGTAGAGACAATATTGTATTCAGTCTAAGTGGCAATCtattcattttaaacaaatattaactggcatctgtaaatattttccaaCAAAATTAACTTGGGAAACTACTTACACTGCCTTATAAGGAGCAGATTAAAATGTATCCTTCCATCATATTTTTCTAAGTGGTGTACACAATGTGTTTTAGTAAACGTCAATAACCAGAATATATTAATGATGGTTATTAATGTTAAAGATTACAGttggagagtttttaatctaAAGTGTGTTAAGATAATATTCTAACCTTTAAGAATTCTTTTGTGTTTATTCCAACACATTCAGTAACAGTAAAttctaatatatattataaataacaaattttaaaacattgtaattattaagatttctttttaactattggtgatttttcttatttttaggaatacagagaaaaggaaattacaatCATCAATCCTGCACAATTCCCTGATAAGTCAAAAGTAACAGAATATTTGGAGCCGATTGTTTTGGGCACCATTATCACACCAGATGAATATACTGGAAAAATAATGATGCTTTGCCAGGTATAAATGTAATACTGTTTGATACAAAAGTAAACTTTAGTCTTCTCAAACAGTGGTACCCAGCTTAGGTTTTGAATTGTTTCTCTCGGCAGTGCACGttgaatttaacaaaagaaattttcataaagatctatatctttatatattttacctatttatacatgtagatatacatatatataattacagtattttgatttttaaataagaaaatagagccAGAATTTTTGATCATCTGTGTTAGTTTATTGAATTGATATTTTAGCCTAAAGGAAAGGAATTTGATGGCCTTTTAACTTGAGTAAAGTATAATTTCCTTTCGCCTTTTTGAGTATTTGAAATTGAGTATCATTTGAAAGATAATTATAATACCTTAGAGACCTTTGTTTGGAAGGTATTCCTCAGTTTGCTTTAGTTCTTGCCACATTGTAATAAATGATTTAATCCACAAATTTGATATAATCATAGTCCTTAAAAAGTACGTATTTGAAATATTCTGACATATATTGAAAAGAACTCTCAAATGACTAGTGGACTTGAATTTTAATTGTCTTGTcacaaaaaaatttaactttagtcgcttaatttctctgggcctaaatttcttttatttgtaaaataagaaattagaacTTTGACTTTATCTGTAGCTAATTTGATTTATTGTTAAATGAAATACTGtataattaaaaaagacaaagtagTTTGATAAAGACAAAGGATTAAAAGCTTTGGTAGCAAATATATTGTAATTGAGATACAAAATGGTTCTTCCTGTATTATAAATATTGGTCAGATGTTTTTActagatcattaaaaaaatattccttcgTTTTGCCCATTCTTTAAAGTTGATAATTGACATCTTCCTATATCCATTAAATAAACCATTATTTGATTAGGTTATCattcaatacattttttattcccttttcagGCTCGAAGAGCAGTTCAGAAGAATATGATGTATATTGATCAAAATAGAATAATGCTTAAATATCTCTTCCCTTTGAATGAAATTGTGGTGGATTTTTATGATTCTTTGAAATCTCTGTCTTCTGGATATGCTAGGTAAAAATTTAATGGGAAACTCTGATACTTAGACAATTTTTTATGAAATATTGACCAGCAAGTGTTTACTAATACTCCACTTATTTAATCTCAGTGATCTTGAAGATGGTTGAGAATCACACTGTAAGGTTAGAAAAGCTTGGAGCAAGCTTATAGGTGTTACAGAGTACTTGTAATTTGCTTAATGGAAGAATGAATTTCTTTGATTCATCAAACTAttactcctttctttttttttttttttgcggtacgcgggcctctcactgttgtggcctctcccggtgcggagcacaggctccggacgcgcaggctcagtggccatggctcacgggcccagccactccgcggcatgcggaatcctcccggaccggggcacaaacccgtgtcccctgcatcagcaggcggactctcaaccactgcgtcaccagggaagcccctattactCCTCTCTTAATGGCAAAAATTTTAGTGCCCTGTTCATGAGAGGAGTTGTACTCCTGTATTTcgattaaaaattataataatttgaaaaagctACTATGACCTCAGtgacacttttaaaatgtatttgtatgttATGTAATCCTAGGAGCATCTGTGTACATTTGGAAAATAGAAGCACATATTTAGTCTGTAAAAAATGCTAG
Protein-coding regions in this window:
- the GUF1 gene encoding translation factor GUF1, mitochondrial isoform X2, which translates into the protein MWTLAGQGCWRRRALAAWATRAARRGLPGPRPAPTRGAAAESKTPDRSYSSADRKEKIDMSRFSVENTRNFSIIAHVDHGKSTLADRLLELTGAIDKTKNNKQVLDKLQVERERGITVKAQTASLFYDYEGKQYLLNLIDTPGIQAQTVANFFLAFEAQLSVIPVINKIDLKNADPESVEKQIEKVFDIPSDECIKISAKLGTNVESVLQAVIKRIPPPKVHRKNPLRALVFDSTFDQYRGVIANVALFDGVVSKGDKIVSAHTQKTYEVNEVGVLNPNEQPTHKLYAGQVGYLIAGMKDVTEAQIGDTLYLHKQPVEPLPGFKSAKPMVFAGMYPIDQSEYNNLKSAIEKLTLNDSSVTVHRDSSLALGAGWRLGFLGLLHMEVFNQRLEQEYNASVILTTPTVPYKAVLSSAKLIKEYREKEITIINPAQFPDKSKVTEYLEPIVLGTIITPDEYTGKIMMLCQARRAVQKNMMYIDQNRIMLKYLFPLNEIVVDFYDSLKSLSSGYASFDYEDAGYQTAELVKMDILLNGNIVEELVTVVHKDKAYSAGKAICERLKDSLPRQLFEIAIQAALGSKIIARETVKAYRKNVLAKCYGGDITRKMKLLKRQAEGKKKLRKVGNVEVPKDAFIKVLKTQSDK
- the GUF1 gene encoding translation factor GUF1, mitochondrial isoform X4, translated to MKDVTEAQIGDTLYLHKQPVEPLPGFKSAKPMVFAGMYPIDQSEYNNLKSAIEKLTLNDSSVTVHRDSSLALGAGWRLGFLGLLHMEVFNQRLEQEYNASVILTTPTVPYKAVLSSAKLIKEYREKEITIINPAQFPDKSKVTEYLEPIVLGTIITPDEYTGKIMMLCQARRAVQKNMMYIDQNRIMLKYLFPLNEIVVDFYDSLKSLSSGYASFDYEDAGYQTAELVKMDILLNGNIVEELVTVVHKDKAYSAGKAICERLKDSLPRQLFEIAIQAALGSKIIARETVKAYRKNVLAKCYGGDITRKMKLLKRQAEGKKKLRKVGNVEVPKDAFIKVLKTQSDK
- the GUF1 gene encoding translation factor GUF1, mitochondrial isoform X1, whose protein sequence is MWTLAGQGCWRRRALAAWATRAARRGLPGPRPAPTRGAAAESKTPDRSYSSADRKEKIDMSRFSVENTRNFSIIAHVDHGKSTLADRLLELTGAIDKTKNNKQVLDKLQVERERGITVKAQTASLFYDYEGKQYLLNLIDTPGHVDFSYEVSRSLSACQGVLLVVDANEGIQAQTVANFFLAFEAQLSVIPVINKIDLKNADPESVEKQIEKVFDIPSDECIKISAKLGTNVESVLQAVIKRIPPPKVHRKNPLRALVFDSTFDQYRGVIANVALFDGVVSKGDKIVSAHTQKTYEVNEVGVLNPNEQPTHKLYAGQVGYLIAGMKDVTEAQIGDTLYLHKQPVEPLPGFKSAKPMVFAGMYPIDQSEYNNLKSAIEKLTLNDSSVTVHRDSSLALGAGWRLGFLGLLHMEVFNQRLEQEYNASVILTTPTVPYKAVLSSAKLIKEYREKEITIINPAQFPDKSKVTEYLEPIVLGTIITPDEYTGKIMMLCQARRAVQKNMMYIDQNRIMLKYLFPLNEIVVDFYDSLKSLSSGYASFDYEDAGYQTAELVKMDILLNGNIVEELVTVVHKDKAYSAGKAICERLKDSLPRQLFEIAIQAALGSKIIARETVKAYRKNVLAKCYGGDITRKMKLLKRQAEGKKKLRKVGNVEVPKDAFIKVLKTQSDK